The following coding sequences are from one Candidatus Rokuibacteriota bacterium window:
- a CDS encoding OprD family outer membrane porin translates to MAEADGCACALEFRSAHRAGDTAGGLVGAAERAICGHGPAPGPADGGNAATQAGGARVQLVYGDLTLTAAFSITGAGNNVQTPWGLYPGYPPMIDQDFDRANEKAWVIGAAYDFSKLLTPGLSANFNFVWGVDASNPSTRKTAPNPTEHDFTADYRPPWRWPAFLQGLWVRARAAVLDQEDATRTGYQFRLILNWDRDLL, encoded by the coding sequence GTGGCTGAGGCCGATGGCTGCGCATGTGCTCTCGAGTTTCGCTCTGCTCATCGCGCTGGCGACACCGCCGGCGGCCTCGTCGGCGCCGCCGAACGCGCCATCTGCGGCCACGGCCCAGCCCCAGGTCCCGCCGACGGCGGAAACGCCGCCACCCAGGCCGGCGGGGCGCGCGTCCAGCTCGTCTACGGAGATCTCACGCTGACGGCGGCCTTCTCGATCACGGGCGCCGGCAACAACGTCCAGACCCCCTGGGGCCTCTACCCGGGCTACCCCCCGATGATCGACCAGGACTTCGACCGCGCCAACGAGAAGGCCTGGGTGATCGGCGCGGCCTACGACTTCTCGAAGCTGCTCACCCCGGGCCTGAGCGCCAACTTCAACTTCGTCTGGGGCGTGGACGCCAGCAATCCGTCCACGCGAAAGACGGCTCCCAACCCGACGGAGCACGACTTCACGGCCGACTACCGCCCCCCCTGGCGCTGGCCGGCCTTCCTCCAAGGACTCTGGGTCCGCGCGCGCGCCGCCGTCCTCGACCAGGAAGACGCCACGCGCACCGGCTACCAGTTCCGCTTGATCCTCAACTGGGATCGGGACCTGCTCTGA